The nucleotide window TAGTAGTTGTTTGTATTGGCGCTCTGATTTTCGTGGAGCAATATTGACTTTACAGGCGCCTTTAGCCGTTACTATTTGTCTATTACTTCCACCGGACGCGATCGCTCGGCTGCGGCCCGTTTCTTGGGGGCACTTCACTATATACCCTGCCACCATCCATTATCGCTACATACTCAATCAGGCTATCTTTTCTATCTGAGCTCGTTGTAAAATACACTGGGGCGGCAGATCAAAAGCGGCCTACCGTGCCCTGAATAAGACTTGCACGGTTTGGTCACAAACCAGGTCCTGTCCAATCTCCCAATTAACAGGGCGGGATTGTCCATCGGGGAAGCGGATGTCATATTTCAAAATAATGTGGGCGAGAAGAATTTTGATCTCATTTGTTGCGAAGAACCGACCGGGACAGGCGCGTACGCCATGCCCAAAACCATAGTGCTCTGCGCTTGTCATCACCAACTGGTGTTTGTTTTCATGTCCTGGCTCTTGCCGCTTCCGATAAAACCGGTACCCGTCGTAAGTGTGCGCATTTAAATATATGCTCTCGTCTTGCATAGTATGGGCGGAGACAACGAGACTGGCACCCTTTGGAATGACTGTTGCGTCCGAGAGTGTAATCTCCTCCATAGCGTAGCGGTGTAGCGAAGCTAAGTACCCATTGCAAAATCAGTATTATCTCCAATGCGGCTGAGCGCGACGTGGTCGAAGGTGGTGATAATTAATTCAACAAGCAAGGGTTTACGCACTCAGGCCCGGTGGATTCAACCGTTGGCTCTCCTTAACCACGCTATCCAGGAGCTTCATCTTGGTCAAACTGGTCTTGTGAAATGTACCGTCTGTCTCCAATACCGATTGGATCTCTTCccgcagaggaggaagatactGCGGATTCGCTGCGAGGTCGTAAATGAcgttggtgaggaggttAGAGGTGGTGTGGATCGTCACCAGTGTCAAGCCGATTTGCGCTGTAGTCACATCCAAGTGACGACCGCCTGCGACTTCGTGAAGCCAGTCCAGCGCATCCGGCTGCCTGGGCTTGTGTTCATGTTGCCGCCTCCTCATTTCCCGCTGGACAATCCGTCGTGCTACTTGCACCCGCTTCCTGAGTTTCTGAGCAGGCTCCAGAAACCAGTGAACGACAGGTCGGAGGATAGGTGGCCAACGTCTTAGTGCGGTTATTGCTCCGAAAATGTCCAGAGTATAGTTCACCGATATATCGAGCCATTCGGTATCGCGACACACTTGCTCTCCTAGAAAAACAAGGGTCGATAGGCGCGCGACGATGTAAGGGACTTCGCTGGCAAAACAATAGGATTTCCACTCTACAAGGGTCAAGTGTTTGGTTGTTAGCCTGGGCGACTACTGCATACTGGGGGTTAGTTATGAACCTTGGGGTTGGCCAAAATGTTCGTCGAGCGTTAATTCCGTTTCTCTGGCCAGAGAAATCGTGTACTGTTCTATAAAGCAATTTAGCTGTGGCTGTAGAAAGGTACCATAGGCGACTCATACTCAAATTTCGAGTTATCTTTTGGTTGATCACATCTAACAGTATGTGGTGGTTCTCTGTGCCCCGAAAAGCCTCAAACCCTGGATAATCCCCGACTGGGAGAGACTAGCATTTGACGTCAGAGTGTATTTTCAAGAACATACTTGCTCAACAAGCTACCTCCTTGACTGCTTCCTCTAGACTGAGAGAAGGATGTCTCCTAACTTCATCCACATACTTTGGATGCAGCACTAACATAGGGCCGTGGGGAAACATTGCTTGGAACATCGTGTGGCCCTATTCGAGCCGTATCCCATTGTATCAGTCTGAAGCTTAGATATGTCCAGGAGGGTACTACCTGTTCAAAGCCTTCACGGATCAAAGCCCTGGCGGAGGCCATAAAACGTACATTAGCCTGTCGGTCAAATAGAGACCACCGGCTCATCCCAACAGCGGGAATCCGGTAGTATGGGAGATTGTGGATGGCATTCTGAACGCAGCTCAACAGCACGAGGACAGCCACTGTGAGACAGAACCCCGGCAGGAAATACGCAGGAGGGATAATCTCTGTGAAAAGTCGCATCTTGACCTGCGGGGAGCGGGAGTTTTTCGAGAAAGAGCAAGGGTTGGCTGTAATATGATTAATGCATATATGGTTATGTCAAATGGTATCAGTCGAGGGCTAAAGAGGACAACCTCGGGGAGccgggaaggaaggaaggtcCCCACAGCGACGGGTATTGTACGGCCATGTATTTCGCGGTTGTGACACTTGTTACTAGGTCGGCTCCCACCACACCTTCATCAATGGTCGGCTGATAATGAACGAATAAATTATCTCACGTCCTGCTGGTACATTTACTCTTTTAAGTTAGCTGGACGGATCATTCCTCATCTGACGCCCAGACAACATGCTCGGCCTGCAAGTGAATGAATATCTTCTTTGACCCTTATATTCAGTGTGTCGTTATCAccgccatcatcattctgTTCATATCATTCTTATACTACAATTGTTTCGGGCTTATTTTCATCCCAGGGCAGCATGTTAGACCTGGTAAGAAACAAGAAGGTACTCATCAATGCTCACcaactatactatactagcGAAAGGCTGGTACGCTGTTGCCCTCCTCCCTTGGTCTGTTATTATCTAACAAGTGTGACGACAATGTAATCAGAATCCCCGTCACAACCCAacgtctccttcctccctgaCTTCCATACAAACCGACCAGCTGTTGCAACCAAAATCCTCCATTTTTTCATTGCCTGCCTCACTGCCGGTCATAGATCATGGTGATCACCACAGCCATGAGCCTGAGATCTGTACTCTGAAGCCAAGCGATCTGACCCTCTTAAGTCGTTGGTGTGCCAGTACATATCGATCTCTCACACCCGATGGCAAAAACGGCCAAATCTGGAGAAGCACAATCGTCCGAGAGGCAATGAGCAACCCGCCACTGCTGAATAGCATTCTAGCCGTGGCAGCATTAGATATCGCTTACACTTGCGGAGGGGACAGCGCACAGAGAGATCAACACGATCACCAACAAATCCAGTGTCTAGCTGTTCTACATTGGGATTAAGCTCGCGCCGGGCTTGAAAGGCAGCTCAACCGCGACAGATCGGAGCGGTGTCGCAAAGAAAGCAATTTCATGATGGCTATGTGCAATATTCTtatcatcctcgccttcgGACATATACGAATGCCCCCATTCTCAAGCGGTTCCGCGTTGGTAGATCTTTGTCACATTTTTCGCCAGTTACGCGGGTCACCGGaggttcttctccgcctGATCGATGAAGTCAAACCAAGCGAGGAGTTGGCTTTCCTAGTCCGCCAGGAGACCGGTCCTACCATGCCAAATACTTCCACCCTGGCCATTCATGCTCTGCGAAAACTACATAATGACGATAGCAAAGGGTGGAATTACGCCCAAACCAGGGAAATTTACAACAAAGCCATTGATAGCTTGGCCTCATGTCTGCGTTATATTGCCTGGGGCAGCCATCCCGGACTGGTCGGAATCTCCTGGCCGCTGGAGGTTCCAGCAGTATTTGTGGATTTAGTTCTGGACCACCAGCCAATGGCATTGACAATTATGGCGCACTATTGCGTGGTTCTATACCACTTACGGTCACATTGGTGGATGGGAGCATTCGGCATCAAAGTTTTAGAGGAGATTCGTCAACTGTTGGGCAGCGATCGCTTGGAGAATATACAATGGGCGATCGATGGGATATCAACAGATGGCACTACACATTTTGACTGACGGTCTGACTTGTCTTCTACGACCATGAATAGCAGTTTGCAAAGGGGCTGCGACCGTCCCCACGTTTGCATATTCCACTATGCGGCCGCGATAAGGAGTCCACTTCCTGGAGTAATCAGTCTGTATATGCACACGAAGCCATGTGCGGAATAATGCTGTGCCCTTGCATGCCCCGGAACCTAAGCGCACGAAATAGGGCTTGACAGAGAAACCCGCGTGCTGAGTCTGGTCTCTAATTTACAAGGCCCTGTCCATGGAACGGTGGATGACAGGGAATGCTTAGTCCAAATACTCGGCTCCATAATATGGGGGTTCTTAGATCATTGatagtttatttttctagGCAGCAATCACCTAAGGCTCTGGCAGGTTGTGTGTGTACGGATATCGCGCCACTTTGAGCGACCCACCGTACTTTGTTTTGGCCactagtaatttatatatttccacTAAAACGCTAGTACCACCCACAGGACCATAACGGAGCACAGGAAGCCAGACATTGGGGATAGCGCGCTATTGACAAGCTATTGACAAGCAGGCCGCCGTTACGCATGCTCTCGCTCGGACGCTCCACACACAGATTGCGCGCTTTTCTAGATCTCCGATTTGCAGTGGGCCATGCACCAAAGCTTGACCTTGACATTGGAGGGCCGGTACACACCACTTGGTaaattctttcttttctcgtaCTATCTCATTCTCCGATACCCCTAcctcctttcctctttctttttccatttcttccccctcggcttaccaacaaccacccccctcccccactgTCATCTTTACAGTGGCGCTGGCTCTTTTTCATTGGTTCTTTGTTATATTATAGCTGTTCCCGTTAGGCTGCCTTTATTACGGAGTATTTGtgtatatatttagttttcAGGCCCCCGCTCTGCCCCCTTTCCTCGAATCAAGAACCTGATCGGTAGAAGGATTACTCGAACCCACTTTCGCTGAAATAATAGTTGGCATAGTTCTGCACAGGAACTGGATAGGATGAATTCGTTTGATCATATGAGGGTGTTGCCTCCCAGGTTGGCCCAGACTGATGCGGTGGGAAACTCACCAGACTCCCAAGGGCATGTGCCCGATAATtctccgagcagcagcacccaCAACACAATATCtatctctccttttccca belongs to Aspergillus luchuensis IFO 4308 DNA, chromosome 3, nearly complete sequence and includes:
- a CDS encoding cytochrome P450 (COG:Q;~EggNog:ENOG410PUA7;~InterPro:IPR001128,IPR002403,IPR017972,IPR036396;~PFAM:PF00067;~TransMembrane:1 (i12-34o);~go_function: GO:0004497 - monooxygenase activity [Evidence IEA];~go_function: GO:0005506 - iron ion binding [Evidence IEA];~go_function: GO:0016705 - oxidoreductase activity, acting on paired donors, with incorporation or reduction of molecular oxygen [Evidence IEA];~go_function: GO:0020037 - heme binding [Evidence IEA];~go_process: GO:0055114 - oxidation-reduction process [Evidence IEA]) yields the protein MRLFTEIIPPAYFLPGFCLTVAVLVLLSCVQNAIHNLPYYRIPAVGMSRWSLFDRQANVRFMASARALIREGFEQGHTMFQAMFPHGPMLVLHPKYVDEVRRHPSLSLEEAVKESLPVGDYPGFEAFRGTENHHILLDVINQKITRNLKQYTISLARETELTLDEHFGQPQEWKSYCFASEVPYIVARLSTLVFLGEQVCRDTEWLDISVNYTLDIFGAITALRRWPPILRPVVHWFLEPAQKLRKRVQVARRIVQREMRRRQHEHKPRQPDALDWLHEVAGGRHLDVTTAQIGLTLVTIHTTSNLLTNVIYDLAANPQYLPPLREEIQSVLETDGTFHKTSLTKMKLLDSVVKESQRLNPPGLTSLHRYAMEEITLSDATVIPKGASLVVSAHTMQDESIYLNAHTYDGYRFYRKRQEPGHENKHQLVMTSAEHYGFGHGVRACPGRFFATNEIKILLAHIILKYDIRFPDGQSRPVNWEIGQDLVCDQTVQVLFRAR
- a CDS encoding uncharacterized protein (InterPro:IPR021858), whose protein sequence is MLDLVRNKKVLINAHQLYYTSERLNPRHNPTSPSSLTSIQTDQLLQPKSSIFSLPASLPVIDHGDHHSHEPEICTLKPSDLTLLSRWCASTYRSLTPDGKNGQIWRSTIVREAMSNPPLLNSILAVAALDIAYTCGGDSAQRDQHDHQQIQCLAVLHWD